The Daucus carota subsp. sativus chromosome 7, DH1 v3.0, whole genome shotgun sequence genome window below encodes:
- the LOC108195202 gene encoding heat shock cognate 70 kDa protein encodes MGGHGVAVGIDLGTTYSCVGVWQDDRVEIIANDQGNRTTPSCVAFTETERFIGDAARNQAALNPHNTIFDSKRLIGRKFTDSTVQSDINLWPFKVVSGSANAPNIIVNYKGVEKQFSPEELSSMVLIKMKDIAEGYLGKEVKDAVVTVPAHFNDSQRQATKDAATIAGLNVLRILVEPTAAAVAYGIDKKLTSSSAGKRTVLVFDLGGGTFDVSLLTIKKDDITVLATAGDTHLGGEDFDNRLLKHFVEEFKRKHRKDISVNAKSLRKLRNACEKAKRVLSYNGMTTIDVDSLYEGIDYCTKITRARFEDLNMDLFMKCVEIVKQCLKDADMDKSWIDDVLLVGGSTRIPKVQQLLQEFFSGKELCKSINPDEAVAYGAAVKAAVLTGAKHHSIMSLVLHDVTPLSLGVEVLGKVMNIIIPRNTTIPTRKQMNYITCVDDQNAMQFLIYEGERSCSTLNNLLGQTTLYGLPPAPRGKVNVMVTFDIDANGVLHVTAECSIAGVKTNITITNDKGRLTKNAIEDMIWEAEMYKAEDEEFKRRIEAMNAFEKYAYDMRNAVKFKQMEEERTIIEAIQWVEAHRSAEADEYESRKRALRSTCSRIKVEKGN; translated from the exons ATGGGCGGACATGGAGTAGCAGTTGGAATCGATTTAGGCACAACATACTCTTGCGTGGGAGTTTGGCAAGACGATCGAGTTGAAATCATTGCAAATGATCAGGGTAACAGAACCACCCCCTCGTGTGTTGCTTTCACTGAAACGGAGCGTTTCATCGGCGATGCTGCTAGAAATCAGGCTGCTCTCAATCCTCACAACACTATTTTTG ATTCAAAAAGGTTGATTGGAAGAAAATTCACAGATTCAACTGTACAGAGTGACATAAATCTTTGGCCATTTAAGGTAGTTAGCGGTTCTGCTAACGCACCAAATATAATAGTCAATTACAAAGGTGTGGAGAAACAATTTTCACCTGAGGAGTTATCTTCAATGGTTCTCATTAAGATGAAAGATATAGCCGAAGGTTACCTGGGAAAAGAAGTAAAGGATGCTGTTGTCACTGTCCCAGCACACTTTAACGACTCGCAGCGCCAAGCCACAAAAGATGCAGCAACAATAGCTGGCCTTAACGTGTTGCGTATCCTTGTTGAGCCAACAGCAGCTGCAGTCGCTTATGGTATTGACAAAAAGCTTACAAGTAGTTCAGCAGGAAAGAGGACTGTGCTTGTTTTCGATCTTGGAGGTGGTACTTTTGATGTTTCTCTTCTTACAATAAAAAAGGATGATATTACAGTTCTGGCTACAGCAGGAGATACTCACCTTGGAGGTGAGGATTTTGACAATCGTTTGCTAAAGCATTTTGTTGAGGAATTCAAGAGAAAGCACAGAAAAGACATCAGTGTAAATGCTAAATCTCTAAGAAAACTGAGAAATGCATGTGAAAAGGCGAAAAGGGTTCTCTCCTATAATGGCATGACAACTATTGATGTGGATTCTCTGTATGAGGGAATTGATTACTGCACAAAAATTACTCGTGCCAGATTCGAAGATTTAAACATGGATTTGTTTATGAAATGTGTGGAAATTGTAAAACAGTGTTTGAAAGATGCGGATATGGATAAGAGTTGGATCGATGATGTTTTACTTGTGGGCGGATCTACTAGAATTCCCAAAGTGCAGCAGCTATTGCAAGAATTTTTCAGTGGGAAGGAGCTTTGCAAAAGTATTAATCCGGATGAGGCTGTTGCTTATGGTGCAGCTGTCAAGGCTGCTGTACTGACTGGTGCTAAACATCATAGTATCATGTCCTTAGTGCTGCATGATGTTACCCCTCTATCACTCGGGGTTGAGGTGTTGGGTAAAGTAATGAATATTATTATTCCCAGAAACACAACAATTCCCACCAGAAAACAAATGAATTACATTACCTGCGTTGATGATCAGAATGCCATGCAGTTTTTAATTTATGAGGGTGAAAGATCATGCTCAACACTCAACAACTTACTGGGTCAGACAACACTGTATGGCCTCCCTCCTGCCCCGAGGGGTAAAGTTAATGTTATGGTTACGTTTGACATTGATGCAAATGGGGTGCTACATGTTACTGCGGAGTGTAGTATTGCTGGGGTGAAGACAAATATAACAATAACTAACGACAAGGGAAGACTGACAAAGAATGCAATTGAGGACATGATATGGGAAGCAGAAATGTACAAGGCTGAAGATGAGGAGTTCAAAAGGAGAATTGAGGCAATGAATGCATTTGAAAAATATGCATATGACATGAGGAATGCCGTAAAATTTAAACAGATGGAGGAGGAGAGAACTATCATAGAGGCTATTCAATGGGTCGAAGCGCACAGGAGCGCTGAAGCTGATGAGTACGAGTCCAGGAAGAGGGCACTGAGGTCTACTTGCTCCCGCATCAAGGTTGAGAAAGGGAATTAA
- the LOC108193577 gene encoding cell division control protein 2 homolog C, with product MEDKYEKLEKVGEGTYGKVYKAKDKATGQLVALKKTRLEMDEEGVPPTALREISLLQMLSHSLYIVRLLSVEHVGHPNSAPNCDAKDQTKKKPSLYLVFEYLDTDLKKYIDSHRKGANPRPLPNSIVQSFLFQLCKGVAHCHSHGVLHRDLKPQNLLVDKDKGILKIADLGLGRAFTVPLKSYTHEIVTLWYRAPEVLLGTTHYSTAVDMWSVGCIFAEMTRRQALFPGDSEFQQLLHIFRLLGTPSEKQWPGVSSLRDWHVYPRWEPQNLARAVPSLDADGVDLLSKMLKYDPADRISAKAAMDHSYFDTLDKSQF from the exons ATGGAAGACAAATACGAGAAGCTCGAAAAGGTCGGGGAAGGAACATACGGCAAGGTGTACAAGGCCAAAGACAAAGCCACCGGCCAATTAGTCGCCTTGAAGAAGACCAGATTGGAAATGGACGAAGAAGGCGTGCCTCCCACCGCTCTCCGCGAGATTTCGCTACTCCAGATGCTCTCTCATTCTCTCTACATCGTTCGTCTTCTCTCCGTGGAGCACGTAGGCCATCCTAATTCCGCCCCCAATTGCGATGCCAAGGATCAAACCAAGAAAAAGCCCAGTCTTTACCTTGTTTTCGAGTATCTCGACACTGATTTGAAGAAGTATATTGATTCGCATCGCAAGGGGGCTAACCCTAGGCCTTTGCCTAATTCGATTGTTCAGAGCTTTCTGTTTCAGTTGTGTAAAGGCGTTGCTCATTGTCACTCTCACGGTGTTCTTCACCG GGATCTCAAGCCTCAGAATCTTCTTGTTGACAAGGACAAGGGGATTCTTAAGATTGCCGATTTGGGTCTCGGAAGGGCTTTTACTGTGCCACTTAAGAGTTATACTCATGAG ATTGTTACTCTTTGGTATAGAGCTCCAGAGGTGCTCTTGGGAACAACTCACTACTCAACGGCTGTTGATATGTGGTCTGTTGGCTGTATTTTCG CTGAAATGACAAGAAGACAAGCTCTCTTTCCAGGAGATTCTGAGTTCCAGCAACTGCTTCACATATTCAG GTTGTTAGGAACACCAAGTGAAAAGCAGTGGCCAGGAGTTAGTTCTCTGCGGGACTGGCATGTATATCCTCGATGGGAACCTCAGAACTTGGCACGTGCTGTTCCGTCATTGGACGCTGATGGTGTTGATCTCCTATCG AAAATGCTCAAATATGATCCAGCTGATCGGATATCGGCCAAAGCAGCTATGGATCATTCCTATTTTGACACCTTGGACAAGTCTCAGTTCTAA
- the LOC108193578 gene encoding calcium-binding allergen Bet v 3: MEGDQGKVWKRSLSSSSKSNSFKLRSPSLNSVRLRRIFDMFDKSSDGMLTADELSQALSILGLDADPSEIDSMISSYVKPGNQGLTFEDFEALHQSLNNAFFADGQEDAPVSEEESQESDLSEAFKVFDEDGDGFISAKELQVVLGKLGFPESRELARVEMMISSVDRNKDGRVDFFEFKDMMRNVMVRSG, encoded by the coding sequence ATGGAGGGTGATCAGGGCAAAGTATGGAAAAGGAGTCTTTCCAGCTCCAGCAAATCCAACAGCTTCAAGCTTCGAAGCCCCAGCCTCAACTCAGTACGTCTGCGTCGCATTTTTGACATGTTCGACAAGAGCAGCGATGGCATGCTGACAGCAGACGAGCTGAGTCAGGCCCTCAGCATTTTAGGCCTGGACGCGGATCCGTCAGAGATTGATTCCATGATCAGTTCTTATGTGAAACCAGGCAACCAGGGCCTGACTTTCGAAGACTTTGAGGCCCTTCACCAATCTCTGAACAACGCCTTCTTCGCGGATGGCCAGGAAGACGCCCCTGTCAGTGAGGAGGAGAGTCAGGAATCGGATCTGTCAGAGGCATTCAAGGTATTCGACGAGGATGGAGACGGTTTTATCTCTGCCAAGGAGTTGCAAGTGGTTCTAGGGAAGCTAGGATTCCCTGAGAGCCGCGAGCTTGCTCGGGTAGAGATGATGATATCTTCTGTGGATCGTAATAAAGACGGCCGTGTCGATTTCTTCGAGTTCAAAGATATGATGCGCAATGTCATGGTCCGTTCAGGTTAA